A stretch of Vigna angularis cultivar LongXiaoDou No.4 chromosome 4, ASM1680809v1, whole genome shotgun sequence DNA encodes these proteins:
- the LOC108331581 gene encoding vacuolar protein sorting-associated protein 20 homolog 2 isoform X2 produces MGNLFVKKPKVTDVDKAILALKTQRRKLAQYQQKLDAVIEAEKQAARDLIREKKKDRALLALKKKKTQEELLKQVDTWLINVEQQLADIELASKQKAVFESLKAGNDAMKAIQSEINIDDVQKLMDDTAEAKAYQDEINAILGEKLSAEDEEEILAEFEDLETQLTVQDLPEVPPSAHEEIEEKLDLPDVPTKAPVTSDAEVSTKKKVMEEPLAA; encoded by the exons ATGGGTAATTTGTTTGTGAAGAAACCAAAGGTCACAGACGTTGATAAAGCAATCCTCGCTCTCAAGACCCAGAGACGCAAACTCGCCCAATATCAACAGAAG CTTGATGCAGTTATTGAAGCAGAAAAACAGGCTGCACGAGATTTGATTCGTGAAAAGAAGAAGGATAGGGCCTTGCTAGCactgaagaaaaagaagacacAAGAAGAATTATTGAAGCAAGTTGATACTTGGCTTATAAATGTTGAGCAgcaa TTAGCAGATATTGAACTGGCAAGCAAGCAGAAGGCTGTGTTTGAAAGTTTGAAGGCTGGTAATGATGCAATGAAAGCCATACAAAGTGAGATAAACATTGACGATGTTCAGAAACTTATGGATGACACTGCTGAAGCTAAAGCCTATCAAGAT GAAATTAATGCGATACTGGGGGAAAAATTATCAGCAGAAGATGAGGAGGAGATTTTAGCAGAATTTGAAGACTTGGAAACCCAG CTTACAGTCCAAGATCTTCCTGAAGTTCCTCCCTCAGCTCACGAAGAAATCGAAGAAAAGTTGGACCTTCCTGATGTCCCAACCAAAGCACCAGTTACCAGTGATGCTGAAGTATCTACGAAAAAAAAAG TTATGGAGGAACCATTGGCAGCTTGA
- the LOC108331581 gene encoding vacuolar protein sorting-associated protein 20 homolog 2 isoform X1 — translation MGNLFVKKPKVTDVDKAILALKTQRRKLAQYQQKLDAVIEAEKQAARDLIREKKKDRALLALKKKKTQEELLKQVDTWLINVEQQLADIELASKQKAVFESLKAGNDAMKAIQSEINIDDVQKLMDDTAEAKAYQDEINAILGEKLSAEDEEEILAEFEDLETQLTVQDLPEVPPSAHEEIEEKLDLPDVPTKAPVTSDAEVSTKKKSYGGTIGSLKNIATINMSIAL, via the exons ATGGGTAATTTGTTTGTGAAGAAACCAAAGGTCACAGACGTTGATAAAGCAATCCTCGCTCTCAAGACCCAGAGACGCAAACTCGCCCAATATCAACAGAAG CTTGATGCAGTTATTGAAGCAGAAAAACAGGCTGCACGAGATTTGATTCGTGAAAAGAAGAAGGATAGGGCCTTGCTAGCactgaagaaaaagaagacacAAGAAGAATTATTGAAGCAAGTTGATACTTGGCTTATAAATGTTGAGCAgcaa TTAGCAGATATTGAACTGGCAAGCAAGCAGAAGGCTGTGTTTGAAAGTTTGAAGGCTGGTAATGATGCAATGAAAGCCATACAAAGTGAGATAAACATTGACGATGTTCAGAAACTTATGGATGACACTGCTGAAGCTAAAGCCTATCAAGAT GAAATTAATGCGATACTGGGGGAAAAATTATCAGCAGAAGATGAGGAGGAGATTTTAGCAGAATTTGAAGACTTGGAAACCCAG CTTACAGTCCAAGATCTTCCTGAAGTTCCTCCCTCAGCTCACGAAGAAATCGAAGAAAAGTTGGACCTTCCTGATGTCCCAACCAAAGCACCAGTTACCAGTGATGCTGAAGTATCTACGAAAAAAAAA AGTTATGGAGGAACCATTGGCAGCTTGAAGAACATTGCGACCATAAACATGTCAATTGCTCTGTAA